In Herbaspirillum sp. WKF16, one genomic interval encodes:
- the cyoC gene encoding cytochrome o ubiquinol oxidase subunit III produces MSEAINHTADATPSSRYFVRHHHPENGTMLGFWIYLMSDCLIFACLFACYAVLGRNYAGGPTGAELFDLPLVALNTALLLLSSITYGFAMLAMQAKKQQNTIVWLVITGLLGAGFIYFELYEFLHLIHEGAGPARSGFLTSFFALVGTHGLHVSFGIIWLVVLLFQINKHGLTEANGRRLMCLSMFWHFLDVVWIGVFTFVYLMGVLP; encoded by the coding sequence ATGTCTGAAGCAATCAACCACACGGCCGACGCGACGCCAAGCTCGCGCTACTTCGTCCGCCATCATCATCCGGAGAACGGCACCATGCTGGGCTTCTGGATCTACCTGATGAGCGATTGCCTGATCTTCGCCTGCCTGTTCGCGTGCTATGCGGTCCTCGGCCGCAACTACGCCGGCGGCCCGACCGGCGCCGAGCTGTTCGACCTGCCGCTGGTGGCGCTCAACACCGCGCTGCTGCTGCTGTCGTCGATCACCTACGGCTTCGCCATGCTGGCCATGCAGGCCAAGAAGCAGCAGAACACGATCGTCTGGCTGGTCATCACCGGCCTCCTGGGCGCCGGGTTCATCTACTTCGAACTGTATGAGTTCCTGCACCTGATCCACGAAGGCGCGGGTCCCGCGCGCAGCGGTTTCCTGACCTCGTTCTTCGCGCTGGTCGGCACCCACGGCCTGCACGTGTCCTTCGGCATCATCTGGCTGGTCGTGCTGCTGTTCCAGATCAACAAGCACGGCCTGACCGAGGCCAACGGCCGTCGCCTGATGTGCCTGTCGATGTTCTGGCACTTCCTGGACGTGGTCTGGATCGGCGTCTTCACCTTTGTCTACCTGATGGGAGTCCTGCCATGA
- a CDS encoding Csu type fimbrial protein translates to MLRKCFKSTGLALAVVLATPCAPSQAATGVGSISVGTNVLSLCLVSGSTIAFGTYNTAAQLDQTGTITVLCTFGTSYNVGLDAGSGAGATTTVRKMTGLGGDTLHYALYRNAARSSLWGSTVGADTVAGTANGLLQSLTVYGRIPSGQAPKADLYSDTVTITLTY, encoded by the coding sequence ATGCTCAGGAAATGCTTCAAATCAACCGGCCTTGCGCTGGCCGTCGTCCTGGCGACGCCATGCGCGCCGTCGCAGGCGGCCACCGGCGTGGGCAGCATCAGCGTCGGCACCAATGTGCTGTCGCTATGCCTGGTCAGCGGCTCGACCATCGCATTCGGCACCTACAACACCGCGGCGCAGCTGGACCAGACCGGCACCATCACCGTGCTGTGCACCTTCGGCACCAGCTACAACGTCGGCCTCGATGCCGGCTCGGGCGCCGGCGCTACCACCACGGTGCGCAAGATGACCGGCCTGGGAGGCGATACGCTGCACTACGCGCTGTACCGCAACGCCGCCCGCTCCAGCCTGTGGGGCTCGACGGTCGGCGCCGATACCGTCGCCGGCACCGCCAACGGCCTGCTGCAGAGCCTGACCGTATACGGCCGCATTCCCTCGGGCCAGGCGCCCAAGGCCGACCTCTACTCCGACACCGTCACCATCACCCTCACCTACTGA
- a CDS encoding MFS transporter, with product MASTSIHNGQGSSEFRPNSNVPPAARDHGHIEPGEIAVGVVIGRASEYFDFFVYALASVLVFPAIFFPFEQRLEGTLYAFVIFAFAFLARPIGTAIFMAIQRAYGREVKLTLALFLLGFSTAGIALLPTFDHIGVWAIVLLSLLRVGQGIALGGAWDGLPSLLAMNAPQNKRGWYAALGQLGAPLGFVIAASLFAYMLANLTTEDFLDWGWRFPFYVAFAINVVALFARLRLVSTPEYAKLLDERELEPAGIIELTTTQGRNIIIGALAALASYALFHLVTVFPLSWIKLYSLRETADFLVVQIIGGAIMALGILASGLIADRFGRRTTLGSMALLIAILSAFVPALMNGGESGQNTFILIGFALLGLSYGQAAGAVTANFQSRYRYTGAALTQDVAWLVGAGFAPLVALGLSAHFGMAYVSFYLLSGAVGSLAALSLNRALESKEE from the coding sequence ATGGCAAGCACCAGCATCCACAACGGTCAAGGTTCCAGCGAGTTCCGGCCGAATTCCAACGTCCCTCCCGCCGCCCGCGATCATGGGCACATCGAGCCCGGTGAAATCGCCGTCGGCGTGGTCATCGGACGAGCGTCCGAGTATTTCGACTTCTTCGTATACGCCTTGGCGTCGGTATTGGTGTTTCCGGCCATTTTCTTTCCTTTCGAACAGAGGCTGGAAGGCACGCTCTACGCGTTCGTGATCTTTGCGTTCGCGTTCCTGGCCAGACCTATCGGCACAGCGATATTCATGGCGATCCAGCGGGCGTACGGAAGAGAAGTGAAGCTGACGCTGGCGCTGTTCCTGCTTGGTTTTTCAACGGCGGGTATTGCCTTGCTGCCAACTTTTGATCATATAGGCGTGTGGGCCATTGTCCTGCTGTCGCTGCTGCGGGTCGGACAAGGCATTGCGCTGGGCGGGGCCTGGGACGGCTTGCCTTCGCTGCTGGCCATGAACGCCCCCCAGAACAAGCGCGGATGGTATGCAGCCCTCGGCCAGCTTGGCGCGCCGCTTGGTTTCGTGATTGCGGCGAGCCTGTTTGCCTATATGCTGGCAAATCTTACCACGGAAGATTTCCTGGATTGGGGCTGGCGCTTTCCTTTTTATGTCGCTTTCGCGATTAACGTTGTAGCGCTGTTCGCCCGCCTGCGCCTGGTTTCCACCCCGGAATACGCCAAGCTGCTGGACGAGCGCGAACTGGAGCCGGCCGGCATCATCGAGCTGACCACCACGCAGGGCCGCAACATCATCATCGGCGCCCTCGCCGCCCTGGCCAGCTATGCGCTGTTCCACCTGGTGACGGTGTTCCCGCTGTCCTGGATCAAGCTGTACTCGCTGCGCGAGACGGCCGACTTCCTGGTGGTGCAGATCATCGGCGGCGCCATCATGGCGCTGGGCATCCTGGCCTCCGGCCTGATCGCCGACCGCTTCGGCCGCCGCACCACGCTGGGCTCGATGGCGCTGCTGATCGCCATCCTCTCGGCCTTCGTGCCGGCCCTGATGAACGGCGGCGAGTCCGGCCAGAACACCTTCATCCTGATCGGCTTCGCCTTGCTGGGCCTGTCCTACGGCCAGGCTGCCGGCGCCGTGACCGCCAACTTCCAGAGCCGCTATCGCTATACCGGCGCCGCCCTGACCCAGGACGTCGCCTGGCTGGTGGGCGCAGGCTTCGCCCCGCTGGTGGCGCTGGGCCTGTCGGCGCACTTCGGCATGGCCTATGTGAGCTTCTACCTGCTGTCGGGCGCAGTCGGCTCGCTGGCGGCGCTGAGCCTGAACCGGGCGCTGGAGTCGAAGGAAGAGTAA
- a CDS encoding ATP-binding protein — MTATDTPVKRRTLRERWARLRQGEENPAGHQNMLLLIQLRWLAVLGQISTIAFVVLVFGIHLPLPHMLEVLSCLIAFNVASHLRWHERRTVSNAELFLALLVDVAVLSFQLYLSGGISNPFAFLYLMQIILSAVLLKPWSSWTIVGVTMACLASLALFSEPLALPPDHSAGLFSLYVEGTLICFLLNAGLMVFFITRINSNLRAGDALLADLRQRSAEEDHIVRMGLLASGAAHELGTPLATVSVILGDWRRMPEISQRPELVDDIAEMEAQLQRCKSIVSGVLLSAGQARGESSVKTTLNTFLDSVADDWRRSRPVEVFEYRNLIEHDLPVAFDSAIKQMLGNVLDNAFEVSPQWLSLLVRRDGDLLLVEVTDHGPGFPDWMINQLGKPYQSTKGKPGRGLGLFFVVNVARKLGGRISASNREAGGARVTLSLPLSAISLEEAADGPGDA, encoded by the coding sequence ATGACCGCCACCGATACGCCGGTCAAGCGCAGGACGCTCAGGGAACGCTGGGCGCGCCTGCGCCAGGGCGAGGAGAACCCGGCCGGCCACCAGAACATGCTGCTGCTGATCCAGCTGCGCTGGCTGGCGGTGCTGGGGCAGATCTCCACCATCGCCTTCGTGGTGCTGGTGTTCGGCATCCACCTGCCGTTGCCGCACATGCTGGAGGTGCTGTCCTGCCTGATCGCCTTCAACGTCGCCAGCCACCTGCGCTGGCACGAGCGGCGCACGGTCTCCAACGCCGAGCTGTTCCTGGCCTTGCTGGTGGACGTGGCGGTGCTGAGCTTCCAGCTCTATCTCTCCGGCGGCATCTCCAATCCGTTCGCCTTCCTCTACCTGATGCAGATCATCCTCTCGGCGGTGCTCCTGAAGCCCTGGTCGAGCTGGACCATCGTCGGCGTCACCATGGCTTGCCTGGCCAGCCTGGCGCTGTTCTCGGAGCCGCTGGCGCTGCCGCCCGACCACAGCGCCGGCCTGTTCAGCCTGTACGTGGAAGGCACGCTGATCTGCTTCCTGCTCAACGCCGGCCTGATGGTGTTCTTCATCACCCGCATCAACAGCAACCTGCGCGCCGGCGACGCCTTGCTGGCCGACCTGCGCCAGCGCTCGGCCGAGGAGGACCACATCGTGCGCATGGGCCTGCTGGCCTCGGGCGCGGCCCACGAGCTGGGCACGCCGCTGGCGACCGTCTCGGTGATCCTGGGCGACTGGCGCCGCATGCCCGAGATCAGCCAGCGCCCCGAGCTGGTGGACGACATCGCCGAGATGGAAGCGCAACTGCAGCGCTGCAAGTCCATCGTCAGCGGCGTGCTGCTGTCGGCCGGCCAGGCGCGCGGCGAGTCCTCGGTCAAGACCACGCTCAATACCTTCCTCGACAGCGTCGCCGACGACTGGCGCCGCTCGCGCCCGGTGGAGGTGTTCGAATACCGCAACCTGATCGAGCACGACCTGCCGGTGGCCTTCGATTCGGCCATCAAGCAGATGCTGGGCAACGTGCTGGACAACGCCTTCGAGGTCTCGCCCCAGTGGCTCTCGCTGCTGGTGCGGCGCGATGGCGACCTGTTGCTGGTGGAGGTGACCGACCACGGCCCCGGTTTCCCGGACTGGATGATCAACCAGCTCGGCAAGCCCTACCAGTCCACCAAGGGCAAGCCAGGGCGGGGCCTGGGCCTGTTCTTCGTGGTCAACGTCGCGCGCAAGCTGGGCGGGCGCATCTCGGCCAGCAACCGCGAGGCCGGGGGCGCGCGGGTGACGCTGTCCCTGCCGCTGTCGGCCATCAGCCTGGAAGAGGCCGCCGACGGGCCCGGCGACGCCTGA
- a CDS encoding zinc-binding metallopeptidase family protein, whose amino-acid sequence MKTFHCDNCGKQVFFENTVCGNCGWMLGYQPELQAITSFSPIEEDGAAPQRWRSARPEHRGRAFRQCVNYWRENVCNWMVDAQSPHELCASCRLTRVIPSLEDGNNRVLWSRLETAKRRLLHSLWTLRLQPVPKTEDEEAGLAFEFLQDMPHGERVLTGHADGVITINAAEADPAYREKAREQMAEPYRTLLGHFRHESGHYYFDRLVAQSAWLDGFRALFGDEREDYGASLQRHYENGPPEQWEERFVSAYASSHPWEDWAETWAHYLHMFDTLETAYACGVQLRPRNADEQKLVIRASPAATDSFDELAGEWFALTYVLNSLNRSIGMPDSYPFTLSTPVLDKLRFVHEVVGGQVQ is encoded by the coding sequence ATGAAGACTTTTCACTGCGACAACTGCGGCAAGCAGGTGTTCTTCGAGAACACGGTATGCGGCAATTGCGGCTGGATGCTGGGCTACCAGCCGGAACTGCAGGCCATTACCAGCTTTTCGCCGATCGAGGAAGACGGCGCGGCGCCGCAACGCTGGCGCAGCGCGCGGCCGGAGCACCGCGGGCGCGCGTTCCGGCAATGCGTGAACTACTGGCGCGAGAACGTCTGCAACTGGATGGTGGACGCGCAGAGCCCGCATGAACTGTGCGCCTCATGCCGCCTGACGCGGGTGATCCCCTCGCTGGAGGACGGCAACAATCGCGTGCTGTGGAGTCGCCTGGAAACCGCCAAGCGCCGCCTGCTGCATTCGCTGTGGACGTTGCGGCTGCAGCCGGTGCCCAAGACCGAGGACGAGGAGGCCGGGCTGGCCTTCGAGTTCCTGCAGGACATGCCGCACGGCGAGCGTGTGCTGACCGGGCATGCCGACGGCGTGATCACCATCAACGCAGCCGAGGCCGACCCCGCCTACCGTGAGAAGGCGCGCGAGCAGATGGCCGAGCCTTACCGCACGCTGCTGGGGCATTTCCGCCACGAGAGCGGCCATTACTATTTCGACCGGCTGGTGGCGCAGAGCGCTTGGCTCGACGGTTTTCGCGCGCTGTTCGGCGATGAGCGCGAGGACTACGGCGCCAGCCTGCAACGGCACTACGAGAACGGGCCGCCCGAGCAGTGGGAAGAACGCTTCGTCAGCGCCTATGCCAGCAGCCATCCCTGGGAAGACTGGGCCGAGACCTGGGCCCATTACCTGCACATGTTCGACACGCTGGAGACGGCCTACGCCTGCGGCGTGCAGCTGCGCCCGCGCAACGCCGACGAGCAGAAACTGGTGATCAGGGCGTCGCCGGCCGCCACCGATTCCTTCGACGAGCTGGCCGGGGAATGGTTTGCGCTGACCTATGTGCTCAACAGCCTGAACCGCAGCATCGGCATGCCGGACTCCTATCCGTTCACGCTGTCCACGCCGGTGCTGGACAAGCTGCGCTTCGTCCACGAAGTGGTGGGCGGCCAGGTTCAGTAG
- a CDS encoding SURF1 family protein translates to MSQTPSNGVTQGKENGAAKAAPASRSKASLVFLALCAGFFFLAFAALGTWQVYRLQWKLALIAKVDARVHAAPSPAPARELWPQVSADRDEYRRVALTGRYLYSKTTAVQASTDLGSGSWLMTPLQAANGDIVLVNRGFVSTSPIKLIASTAPDGAADRPVEVVGLLRVSEQGGGFLRSNDAAQNRWYSRDVDAIAAARGLGAVAPYFVDADKASSESNAAAAPDAEKPVGGLTVIAFHNSHLVYALTWYALALMMAAAGWWVVRDERRRRGISRA, encoded by the coding sequence ATGAGCCAAACGCCAAGCAATGGCGTGACGCAAGGCAAGGAAAACGGGGCCGCGAAGGCGGCTCCGGCATCCCGCTCAAAGGCCAGCCTGGTTTTCCTGGCCCTTTGCGCGGGATTTTTCTTTCTGGCCTTCGCCGCGCTGGGAACCTGGCAGGTCTACCGCCTGCAATGGAAACTTGCCCTGATCGCCAAGGTCGACGCGCGGGTGCACGCCGCGCCATCGCCGGCGCCGGCGCGTGAGCTCTGGCCGCAGGTCTCGGCGGACCGGGACGAGTACCGCCGCGTCGCACTCACCGGCCGCTACCTGTACAGCAAGACCACCGCCGTGCAGGCCAGCACGGATCTCGGCAGCGGCTCCTGGCTGATGACCCCGCTGCAGGCCGCCAACGGCGATATCGTGCTGGTCAACCGCGGCTTCGTCAGCACCTCGCCGATCAAGCTGATCGCCAGCACCGCGCCCGACGGCGCCGCCGACCGGCCGGTCGAGGTGGTCGGCCTGCTGCGCGTGAGCGAGCAGGGCGGCGGTTTCCTGCGCAGCAACGACGCCGCGCAGAACCGCTGGTATTCGCGCGACGTCGACGCGATCGCCGCCGCGCGCGGGCTGGGCGCTGTCGCGCCTTACTTCGTCGACGCCGACAAGGCCAGCTCGGAGTCCAATGCCGCCGCCGCGCCCGACGCCGAGAAACCGGTGGGCGGGCTGACCGTGATCGCCTTCCACAACAGCCATCTGGTCTATGCGCTGACCTGGTATGCGCTGGCCCTGATGATGGCTGCGGCCGGGTGGTGGGTGGTGCGCGACGAGCGCCGCCGTCGCGGGATAAGCCGGGCATGA
- the cyoD gene encoding cytochrome o ubiquinol oxidase subunit IV, whose product MSRGHQEHPARPMGHHDEHDHGHEHGHGHGDHAAHGSMKDYVTGFVLAVILTAIPFWLVMSKSIESSARLGIVLLAFAAVQIVVHIKYFLHMNSKSEGGWNMLSMIFTIIIVGIALSGSLWVMYHMNHNMMPTMSPENMPTETVPQSMQQSMPGMQHGAAQSK is encoded by the coding sequence ATGAGCCGCGGCCACCAAGAACACCCGGCCCGACCGATGGGCCATCACGACGAGCATGACCACGGCCACGAGCATGGCCACGGTCATGGCGACCACGCCGCGCACGGCTCGATGAAGGACTACGTCACCGGTTTCGTGCTGGCCGTGATCCTGACCGCGATCCCGTTCTGGCTGGTGATGAGCAAGTCGATCGAAAGCTCGGCGCGCCTCGGCATCGTCCTGCTGGCGTTCGCCGCCGTGCAGATCGTGGTGCACATCAAGTACTTCCTGCACATGAACAGCAAGTCCGAAGGCGGCTGGAACATGCTGTCGATGATCTTCACCATCATCATCGTCGGCATCGCCTTGTCCGGTTCGCTGTGGGTCATGTACCACATGAACCACAACATGATGCCGACCATGTCGCCGGAAAACATGCCTACTGAAACCGTGCCGCAATCGATGCAGCAAAGCATGCCCGGCATGCAGCACGGCGCAGCGCAATCGAAATGA
- the cyoA gene encoding ubiquinol oxidase subunit II, giving the protein MVSQILRRGLLLLPALLLAGCNTVVMNPSGDIANQQARLIVISTVLMLIIIIPVIILTLLFAWRYRKGNTSAPYEPDWDHSTRLELIIWGAPLLIIIALGLLTWITTHTLDPYRPLSRIDAERPLSPQAKTLTVEVVALDWKWLFIYPEQGIATVNELAAPVDTQIQFKITASNVMNSFYIPALAGQIYAMPSMETKLHAVINKPGEYEGFSANYSGAGFSHMRFKFHGLDQQGFDEWVKKAKADSGTMSRADYLKLEQPSEREPARLFGTVDAGLFHAIVNRCVAPNSVCLDKMMSTDLNVKPGQQKHE; this is encoded by the coding sequence ATGGTTTCTCAAATACTCCGTCGCGGATTGCTTCTTCTGCCTGCTCTTTTGTTGGCTGGATGCAACACCGTAGTCATGAATCCCTCCGGCGACATCGCGAACCAACAGGCTCGCCTGATCGTTATCTCCACCGTCCTGATGCTCATCATCATCATCCCGGTGATCATCCTGACCCTGCTGTTCGCCTGGCGCTACCGCAAGGGCAACACCTCCGCGCCCTACGAGCCGGACTGGGATCACTCGACCCGCCTGGAGCTGATCATCTGGGGCGCGCCGCTGCTGATCATCATCGCGCTGGGCCTGCTGACCTGGATCACCACCCACACGCTGGATCCGTACCGTCCGCTGTCGCGCATCGACGCCGAGCGTCCGCTGTCGCCGCAGGCCAAGACCCTGACGGTCGAAGTGGTGGCGCTGGACTGGAAGTGGCTGTTCATCTATCCGGAGCAGGGCATCGCCACCGTGAATGAACTGGCGGCCCCGGTCGATACGCAGATCCAGTTCAAGATCACCGCCTCCAACGTGATGAACTCGTTCTACATCCCCGCGCTGGCCGGCCAGATCTACGCCATGCCGAGCATGGAGACCAAGCTGCACGCCGTGATCAACAAGCCCGGCGAATATGAAGGCTTCTCGGCCAACTACAGCGGCGCCGGCTTCTCGCACATGCGCTTCAAGTTCCATGGCCTGGACCAGCAAGGGTTCGACGAGTGGGTCAAGAAGGCCAAGGCCGACTCCGGCACCATGAGCCGCGCCGACTACCTGAAGCTGGAGCAGCCCAGCGAGCGCGAGCCCGCACGCCTGTTCGGCACTGTCGATGCCGGTTTGTTCCACGCCATCGTGAATCGCTGCGTCGCGCCCAATTCGGTCTGCCTGGACAAGATGATGTCCACCGACCTGAATGTGAAGCCCGGCCAGCAGAAGCATGAGTGA
- a CDS encoding YciI-like protein, with protein MNYLLMYDFVPDYLERRAAHRAEHLALCKQAVARGELAAGGAVGDPPESGLLLFLGQAAHAERFAAADPYVLHGLVTRWQVKQWNTVTGIAALVPDPL; from the coding sequence ATGAACTACCTTCTCATGTACGATTTCGTCCCCGACTACCTCGAACGCCGCGCCGCCCATCGCGCCGAACACCTGGCGCTGTGCAAGCAAGCCGTCGCGCGCGGCGAGCTGGCCGCCGGCGGCGCCGTGGGCGATCCGCCGGAGAGCGGCCTGCTGCTCTTCCTGGGGCAAGCCGCCCATGCCGAGCGCTTCGCCGCCGCCGACCCCTATGTGCTGCACGGCCTGGTCACGCGCTGGCAGGTCAAGCAATGGAACACCGTCACCGGCATTGCCGCGCTGGTGCCGGATCCGCTGTAA
- the cyoB gene encoding cytochrome o ubiquinol oxidase subunit I produces MSDNFDLIKLIFGRLSLEAIPYHEPILLGTFAMVAVGGLVMLALLTKYRLWGMLWRDWFTSIDHKRIGIMYIVLAIVMLLRGFADALMMRAQQAIAFGDNAGFLPPHHYDQVFTAHGVIMIFFVAMPLVTGLMNYVVPLQIGARDVAFPFLNNFSFWMTTFGALLVMASLFVGEFARTGWLAYPPLSGILYSPDVGVDYYIWALQIAGVGTLLSGINLVVTIVKMRAPGMNMMKMPVFTWTSLCTNVLIVAAFPVLTAVLAMLSLDRVFGTNFFTNDMGGNAMMYVNLIWIWGHPEVYILVLPAFGIFSEVVSTFSGKRLFGYTSMVYATVVITILSYLVWLHHFFTMGSGASVNSFFGITTMIISIPTGAKIFNWLFTMYRGRIRFEVPMLWTIGFMITFVIGGMTGVLLAVPPADFVLHNSLFLIAHFHNVIIGGVVFGMFAGINFWFPKAFGFKLNAFWGKCSFWFWFVGFYLAFMPLYVLGLMGVTRRMSHFDDPSLQIWFVIAAVGAALVGLGILSFIIQIAVSIRDRKQLADVTGDPWNARTLEWSTSSPPPDYNFAFTPVVYDNDAWADMKKNKYQRPLGDFVEIHMPKNTGAGFIIAALSAACGFALIWQMWIPAVAAFIAVVVATIVHTFNYNRDYYIPADEVVRVEAERTRLLNSHV; encoded by the coding sequence ATGTCCGACAATTTTGACCTGATAAAGCTGATCTTCGGTCGCCTCAGCCTGGAAGCGATTCCATACCATGAGCCGATCCTGCTCGGTACCTTCGCCATGGTGGCGGTGGGCGGCCTGGTAATGCTGGCCCTGCTCACCAAATACCGCCTGTGGGGCATGCTCTGGCGCGACTGGTTCACCAGTATCGACCACAAGCGCATTGGCATCATGTACATCGTACTGGCCATCGTCATGCTGCTGCGCGGCTTCGCCGACGCGCTGATGATGCGCGCCCAGCAGGCCATCGCCTTCGGCGACAACGCCGGCTTCCTGCCGCCGCACCACTACGACCAGGTGTTCACCGCCCACGGCGTGATCATGATCTTCTTCGTGGCCATGCCCCTGGTGACCGGCCTGATGAACTACGTCGTGCCCCTGCAGATCGGCGCGCGCGACGTGGCCTTCCCGTTCCTGAACAACTTCAGCTTCTGGATGACCACCTTCGGCGCGCTGCTGGTGATGGCCTCGCTGTTCGTGGGCGAATTCGCCCGCACCGGCTGGCTGGCGTATCCGCCGCTGTCGGGCATCCTGTACAGCCCGGACGTCGGGGTCGACTACTACATATGGGCGCTGCAGATTGCCGGGGTAGGGACCTTGCTCTCGGGCATCAACCTGGTGGTGACCATCGTCAAGATGCGCGCCCCGGGCATGAACATGATGAAGATGCCCGTCTTCACCTGGACCTCGCTGTGCACCAACGTGCTGATCGTGGCCGCCTTCCCGGTGCTGACCGCGGTGCTGGCCATGCTGTCGCTGGACCGCGTGTTCGGCACCAACTTCTTCACCAACGACATGGGCGGCAACGCCATGATGTACGTGAACCTGATCTGGATCTGGGGCCACCCCGAGGTCTACATCCTGGTTCTGCCGGCGTTCGGCATCTTCTCCGAAGTCGTCTCGACCTTCAGCGGCAAGCGCCTGTTCGGCTACACCTCCATGGTGTACGCGACCGTCGTGATCACCATCCTGTCCTACCTGGTGTGGCTGCACCACTTCTTCACCATGGGTTCGGGCGCCAGCGTGAACTCGTTCTTCGGCATCACGACGATGATCATCTCGATCCCGACGGGCGCCAAGATCTTCAACTGGCTGTTCACCATGTATCGCGGCCGCATCCGCTTCGAAGTCCCCATGCTGTGGACCATCGGCTTCATGATCACCTTCGTGATCGGCGGCATGACCGGCGTGCTGCTGGCCGTTCCCCCGGCCGACTTCGTGCTGCACAACAGCCTGTTCCTGATTGCCCACTTCCACAACGTGATCATCGGCGGCGTGGTGTTCGGCATGTTCGCCGGCATCAACTTCTGGTTCCCGAAGGCCTTCGGCTTCAAGCTCAACGCCTTCTGGGGCAAGTGCTCCTTCTGGTTCTGGTTCGTCGGCTTCTACCTGGCCTTCATGCCGCTGTACGTGCTGGGCCTGATGGGCGTGACCCGCCGCATGAGCCACTTCGACGATCCGTCGCTGCAGATCTGGTTCGTGATTGCCGCCGTCGGCGCCGCGCTGGTCGGCCTGGGCATCCTGTCGTTCATCATCCAGATCGCCGTCTCGATCCGCGACCGCAAGCAACTGGCCGACGTCACCGGCGACCCGTGGAACGCCCGCACCCTGGAATGGTCGACCTCGTCGCCGCCGCCTGACTACAACTTCGCCTTCACCCCGGTCGTGTACGACAACGACGCCTGGGCCGACATGAAGAAGAACAAGTACCAGCGTCCGCTGGGCGACTTCGTCGAGATCCACATGCCCAAGAACACCGGCGCCGGCTTCATCATCGCTGCGCTGTCGGCAGCCTGCGGCTTCGCCCTGATCTGGCAGATGTGGATTCCGGCCGTGGCCGCCTTCATCGCCGTGGTGGTGGCCACTATCGTCCACACCTTTAATTACAACCGCGACTACTACATCCCGGCCGACGAAGTCGTCCGTGTCGAAGCAGAGCGCACTCGCCTGTTGAATAGCCATGTCTGA
- the bla gene encoding class A beta-lactamase: MTPSPNRRTLLIAGGLSTLLGGCALVRERPDNSAVIRQKLAELEKQSGGRLGVMAIDNAGGASSARVGYRETERFPFCSTFKIVLVGAVLTRSLEDSTLLQRRVRYGAGDLVAYSPVTEKAIGAGMSVSGLCAAALQYSDNTAGNLLIRELGGIRAVNEYARKIGDQGFRLDRMETELNSAAPGDERDTTTPLAMAQTLQGLLLGEFLPELQRRMLVDWMRGNTTGGTRIRSVMPRDWIIGDKTGGGDYGTTNDVAVIWPGNESPVVLAIYFTQTAKDAPMRNDVVAAAARIVGEHFI; encoded by the coding sequence ATGACTCCATCGCCAAACCGCCGCACGTTGCTCATCGCAGGCGGCCTCTCCACGCTCCTGGGCGGCTGCGCCCTGGTGCGCGAACGTCCCGACAACAGCGCCGTCATCCGGCAGAAACTGGCCGAACTGGAAAAACAATCCGGCGGGCGGCTGGGCGTGATGGCCATCGACAACGCCGGCGGCGCCTCGTCGGCCCGCGTCGGCTATCGCGAGACCGAGCGCTTCCCGTTCTGCAGCACCTTCAAGATCGTGCTGGTGGGCGCCGTGCTGACCCGCAGCCTGGAGGACTCCACGCTGCTGCAGCGCCGCGTGCGCTATGGCGCCGGCGACCTGGTGGCCTATTCGCCCGTGACCGAGAAGGCGATCGGCGCCGGCATGTCGGTCAGCGGCCTGTGCGCGGCGGCCCTCCAATACAGCGACAACACCGCCGGCAACCTGCTCATCCGCGAGCTGGGCGGGATCAGGGCGGTCAACGAGTACGCGCGCAAGATCGGCGACCAGGGCTTCCGCCTGGACCGCATGGAGACCGAGCTCAACAGCGCCGCGCCCGGCGACGAGCGCGACACCACCACGCCGCTGGCGATGGCGCAGACGCTGCAGGGCCTGCTGCTGGGCGAGTTCCTGCCCGAGCTGCAGCGCCGCATGCTGGTGGACTGGATGCGCGGCAACACCACCGGCGGCACCCGCATCCGTTCGGTCATGCCGCGCGACTGGATCATCGGCGACAAGACCGGCGGCGGCGACTACGGCACCACCAACGATGTCGCGGTGATCTGGCCGGGCAACGAATCGCCGGTGGTGCTGGCGATCTACTTCACCCAGACCGCCAAGGACGCGCCGATGCGCAACGACGTGGTGGCGGCCGCCGCCCGCATCGTCGGCGAACACTTCATCTGA